In Candidatus Reconcilbacillus cellulovorans, the following proteins share a genomic window:
- a CDS encoding ribonuclease HI translates to MKEVRIYTDGACSGNPGPGGWAAVLFYGDRRKEISGAEPSTTNNRMELTAAIEALRRLKEPCSVRLFTDSAYLVNAFREKWVEKWVQNGWLNSRGEPVDNRDLWEELVRLLSVHRVEFVKVKGHEDDEWNNACDRLAREAIRKLVEP, encoded by the coding sequence ATGAAAGAAGTGCGCATTTACACGGACGGCGCTTGTTCGGGTAATCCCGGTCCCGGCGGGTGGGCGGCGGTGCTCTTTTACGGCGACCGGCGAAAAGAGATTTCCGGCGCTGAGCCGTCGACGACGAACAACCGGATGGAGCTGACGGCCGCGATCGAGGCGCTCAGGCGGTTGAAGGAGCCGTGTTCCGTCCGCCTGTTCACTGATTCGGCGTACCTGGTCAACGCGTTTCGGGAAAAATGGGTGGAGAAATGGGTGCAAAACGGCTGGCTGAACAGCAGGGGCGAGCCCGTCGACAACCGCGACCTGTGGGAGGAGCTCGTTCGACTTTTGTCCGTCCATCGCGTGGAGTTCGTCAAGGTCAAGGGGCATGAGGACGACGAGTGGAACAACGCCTGCGACCGACTGGCGCGGGAGGCGATCCGCAAGCTGGTTGAGCCTTGA